In Microbacterium sp. No. 7, the genomic window GCGAGGGACGCCATGCGCGCGGTGTCGAAGCGCATCGTCGCGACCATGCCCGCGAACGCCGGCAGCACGACCGCGAGGGTCGCCGCGGAGTCGAACACCGGCTCCTTGTCCTCCTGCAGGTCGCGGTTGTAGGCGAGGGGCAGCGCCTTGAGCGTGGCCAGGAGTCCCGACAGGTTGCCGATGAGGCGTCCGGCCTTGCCGCGCGCGAGCTCGGCGATGTCGGGGTTCTTCTTCTGCGGCATGATGCTCGATCCGGTCGAGTACCCGTCGTCGAGCGTCACGAACCCGAACTCGCGCGTGTTCCAGATGATGATGTCCTCGGCGAAGCGCGACAGGTCGATGCCGATCATCGCGGCGACGAACGCGAACTCGGCGACGACGTCGCGCGACGAGGTGCCGTCGAGCGAGTTCTCGGCGGGCGACGCGAGCCCGAGCTCGTCGGCGATGAGCTGCGGGTCGAGGCCGAGGGTCGCACCCGCGAGCGCTCCCCCGCCGTACGGCGAGACGCGGGCGCGCGCCGACCAGTCGCGCAGCCGCTCCAGGTCGCGCACGAGCGGCCAGGCGTGCGCCTGCAGGTGATGCGCGAGCAGGATCGGCTGCGCGTGCTGCAGATGCGTGCGGCCGGGCATGATGGCATCCGGATGCGCCCCCGCCTGCGCCACGATGGCGTCGACGACGCCCAGGACGCCGCGGGCGACCACGCGCGCGTGGTCGAGGAGGTACAGGCGCACGAGCGTCGCGATCTGGTCGTTGCGGCTGCGGCCGGCGCGCAGCTTGCCGCCCAGCTCGAGCCCGACCTCGGCGATGAGGGCGGCCTCGAGGGCGCCGTGCACGTCCTCGTCGCCGGGCTGCGCGACGAGGGTGCCGTCCTGCACCGCGGCGGCGAGCGCGTCGAGGCCCGCGTGCATGCGCGTCTCCTCGTCGCCGGTGAGATACCCGGCCGCGGCGAGCGCCTTCGCGTGCGCGTGCGAGCCGGCGATGTCGTAGAGCGCGAGCGCCCAGTCGAAGTGCGTCGAGCGGCTCAGCTCCTGTAGCTCGGGCGAGGGGCCCGTGGCGAATCGCGCGCCCCAGAGTGCGCCCTCGTTGGTGCCGTGCCCACCCTCGCTGGTGCCGTGCATCGTGCCCTGGCCATTGCTCTCACTCACCCGCTCAGCCTACCCGCGGCATCCGCCCCGAAATCATCCATGCCGCCATGGCCCACGGTCGCGACGCCTGCGGCCGGATGAGATCCGACCGGCGCACTCATCCGGCCGGTCATGCCGCCATCGCCCTCGATTGCGGCGCTTCGGGCCGGATGACCGCGCGGGGGGCGCCGCGACGCTTCGTCCCCAGCGAGGCGTTTGCCGCGGTTGTCCACATATCGGCTCCCGCGCCGTCCGCGGGATGAGGCGTTCCCGCACACTGTGCCCATGCCACGTCCGCCCGCGCCTCTGCCCGACGATCTCGACGATGTGTTCTCGTCACGAACGGCACGGGATGCCGGTGTCTCGCGCCGAAGGCTCCGGCATCCCTCGTTGCCGGCGCCGTTTCGGGGCGTGCGCATGCGATCGACGTCTCCTCCGCCGGATGACGACGGCGACATCGCCGCCCAGGCGCGCGCCCTGCGCACCGAGATCGAGCGGCATGCCCGCGCCTTCGCGACGATCGCTCCGAGCGACGGGTTCTTCAGCCATGTCACGGCTGCGGTGCTGTGGAACCTGCCGCTCCCGATCCGGCTGCTTCGGACAGTGCTGCACGGCGAGACGCCTCGCGGTATCGACGTCTCGGTTCCGACGCCCCGGCGCGCACCGAAGTCTGCGGGCGTCCGTGGTCATGCGCTGCTGCCCGCGCTCACCGGCATCGTCCCGCACGCGGGCCTGAGGGTGACGAGCCCCGCCACGACCTGGGCGCTGCTCGCGCCGCTTCTGAGCGTGGACGAGCTCATCGAAGCGGGCGACGCGATCGTGCGCATTCCGCGCAAGAAGGGGATGCAGCGCGGGGCGCCCAGCGATGCTCTCGCCTCGCTGACGCAGCTCGCTCGGTGCCTCGACGCGGGCCGGAGGGAAGGGATCGGGCGGTTGCGCGCGGCTTTGCCGCAGATCCGTGTGGGGAGCGCGTCGGTGGGCGAGACCCGTGTGCGCCTGGCCTGCGCGCGGGCCGGATTGCCCGAGCCCGACCTCGACTTCGACGTCTTCGACGGCGATGGGCAGGCCATCGGATTCACCGAGCTCGCCTATCCGGCGTGGCGCCTGCTCATAGAGTACGAGGGCGACCATCACCGCACCGACCGCGCGCAATGGGACCGCGATATCGAGAAGCACGCCGCGTGCACCGCCGCGGGCTGGGAGACGATCCGGCTGACCGCACGACACCTGCGAGAGTCAGGCGCCCCCGCCGTGCAGCGCGTCCGCGACGCGCTCATCCGAGCAGGATGGCATCCATGACAGGTTTCGCCGAGCCGGACGAACACAACGCGGACATTTCATCGGGCCCGGGATGTCGCTCTCGGACCGCATCGTGACACCATGGGCCGGACGAAACCGCGGACGAGGGATGCCAGGGGAACCCGGCTCGAGGAGGTCCGCGCCGGCGTCAGGGGTGGGGCGGGGCGGCGATGCGGGCGACCGACGCCGTCAGCGCCTCGAGCGGCCCGCGGCCGACGAGCAGCGCCCACGCCGTGCAGCCGAGCAGGATGCCGAGGGTGATCGGCCAGAACGGATCGAGCGCGCGGAAGCCGGCGAGATCGCCCGTCGTGCCCAGCGCCTCCTGCGACCACAGCGCCCACACGACGAGCTGCGCGACGTACGCCGTGAGCGGCATCGCGCCGACGGCCCGCAGCGGCAGCACGACGAGGGCGACCGGACCGCGGCACGCGAGCACGCATGCGCCGATCGCCGCGAGCGCGAAGCCGCCCGAGCCGATCACCTCGAGCAGCCCACTGGAGTGCGCGCGGGCCGTCCAGACGACGACGCCGTCGTCCGTTCCGTCGCCCGCGCCGCTCAGCCGGTGCAGGCCGTATCCGGCGAGCGCGAGCGCACCGCCGACGGCCACGAGCCGCCAGGCCGTGGACGCGCGGCGCAGGTCGATCCGGGCGACCCCCATGCCGGCGAGCACGAAGGCGAGCCACACCGGGAACGGGTAGTGCCACCCCAGCACCAGCGCGAGATCGGGGCCGTACGGCTCGTCCCACACGGGAAGGCCGTCGAGCAGCGGCTGGACGAAAGGCATCACGAGGCCGATCGCCGCCGCGACGGCGAACAGCCCGCGGGCGCCGATTCCCGCGAAGGGCAGCGCGAGGAGGAACAGGATCGCGTAGGCGGGCAGGATGACGTACACGGGCACGCCCGTCGCGATGAGCAGCAGCCCGATCGCCATCAGCAGCACGGCGCGCGCGGACAGCCGGCGGCGGGCACGGCCCAGGGCGTCCCGGCCGAACGGTGCCGCACCGCCCGTGACGAGGCCGATCGACACGCCCGCGAGCGTCGCGAACAGGATCGACGACCGCCCGTCGGCGAACGACTCCCCCGGCACGAGCTGCAGGGGCGACGCCTCGGCGTCGGCGAGCAGGTGAGCCGCGAGCATGCCGATCACCGCGAGGCCGCGGGCGAGGTCGACGCCGCCCAGCCGGGCGGGCCCGTTCAGCCGCTCCCACCGCCCGGCGAGCCACCGCGCGGCGCCGCGCTCCCGGAGCCCGCGGCCGGTCATCAGCTCACTGCTGACGCAGCAGCCACACGAGCAGCGCCTTCTGGGCGTGCAGCCGGTTCTCGGCCTCGTCCCACACGACGCTCTGCGGACCGTCGATGACGTCGGCATCCACCTCGTACCCGCGGTCGGCGGGCAGGCAGTGGATGAAGATCGCCTCGGGGTGCGCGAGCGACATGGTCTGCCGCGTCACCTTGTAGCCGCCGAGGTCGCGGATGCGGAGCGTCTTCTCCTCCTCCTTGCCCATCGACACCCACGTGTCGGTGACGACGACGTCGGCGCCGGCGGCCGCCTCGGCCGGGTCGGTCACGAGCGCCACCGACCCGCCGGTCCGGGCGGCGATGCGCTGGGCGTCGGCGACGACGTCCTCGCGCGGCGCGTACTCGGGCGGCGACGCGACGCGCACGTGCATGCCCGCCGTGACGCCGGCCAGCACGTACGAGTGCCCCATGTTCGACCGCCCGTCGCCGAAGAACGAGAGCGTCAGCCCCTTCGGGTCGCCCTTGTGCTCGCGGATCGTGAGCAGGTCGGCGAGCAGCTGGCACGGGTGGAAGTCGTCGCTCAGCGCGTTGACGACCGGCACGGTGGTGCCCCGCGCCATCTCCTCGAGCCCGGCCTGCGCGTAGGTGCGCCACACGATCGCGGCGACCTGGCGCTCGAGCACGCGCGCGGTGTCGGAGGGGGTCTCCTTGCCGCCGAGCTGGCTGCTCGCCGTCGAGATGATGAGCGGGGAGCCGCCGAGGTCGGCGATGCCGACCGCGAACGACACGCGCGTGCGCGTGGACGACTTGTCGAAGATGACGGCGACCGTCTGCGGGCCCGCGAGGGGCTTCTCCTTCCAGCGATCGGCCTTGAGCTCGAGCGCGAGGTCGAGGATCTCGGCCTGCTCGGCGGGGCTCAGGTCGTCGTCGCGCAGCAGGTGGCGGGTCATGCGGGCACCTCCGTGGTCGTGAGCGTCTGTTCGACGGCGCGCAGGGCGCGCGTGAACAGCTCGCGGAACTCGTCGATCTCGACGTCGCCGATCGTGAGCGGCGGCGCGAGCCGGATCGTGCTGTCGTTCGCGGCGTTGATGACGAGGCCTTCGGCGAGCGCCGCCGCGACGACCTGCGCGGCGACGGGCTGCCGCAGCGCCACGCCGATCAGGAGGCCCCGGCCCCGCGTGCTCTCGATCAGCCCCGAGTCGATCGACTCGATCAGGGTGCGCACCTGTGCGCCGCGCTGGACCGCGGCATCCACGAGCCCGGCCCGCTCGATCTCGGTGAGCACGGCGGCGGCGACGGCGGTCGCGAGCGCGTTGCCGCCGAAGGTCGACCCGTGCGTGCCGGGGTAGAACAGCTCGCTCGCCGCGCCGAAGGTGATGAGCGCGCCGATCGGGAAGCCGTTGCCGATGCCTTTGGCGACCGTGATGGCGTCGGGCACGATGCCCTCGTGCTGGAAGGCGAACCAGGCACCGGTGCGCCCCGCGCCGGTCTGGATCTCGTCGACGATCAGCAGCGCGCCGTGCCGGCGTGTGATCTCGCGCGCCGCGGCGAGGTAGCCCTCGGGCAGCTCGAGCACGCCCGCCTC contains:
- a CDS encoding acetylornithine transaminase produces the protein MTDDSTWQDAAAHDLVRNAGDRAALFVRGEGAHLWDDRGTRYLDFLAGIAVVALGHSHPVYVEAVATQAATLTHVSNYYATPPQLRLAALLKRLAGTGDEGRVYFGNSGAEANEAAFKLARLHGGADRPRILSLHNSFHGRTMGTLAITGKPAMRAPFEPMTPGVEFIDSTVEALEAAVDDRVAALFVEPIKGEAGVLELPEGYLAAAREITRRHGALLIVDEIQTGAGRTGAWFAFQHEGIVPDAITVAKGIGNGFPIGALITFGAASELFYPGTHGSTFGGNALATAVAAAVLTEIERAGLVDAAVQRGAQVRTLIESIDSGLIESTRGRGLLIGVALRQPVAAQVVAAALAEGLVINAANDSTIRLAPPLTIGDVEIDEFRELFTRALRAVEQTLTTTEVPA
- the argH gene encoding argininosuccinate lyase, translating into MHGTSEGGHGTNEGALWGARFATGPSPELQELSRSTHFDWALALYDIAGSHAHAKALAAAGYLTGDEETRMHAGLDALAAAVQDGTLVAQPGDEDVHGALEAALIAEVGLELGGKLRAGRSRNDQIATLVRLYLLDHARVVARGVLGVVDAIVAQAGAHPDAIMPGRTHLQHAQPILLAHHLQAHAWPLVRDLERLRDWSARARVSPYGGGALAGATLGLDPQLIADELGLASPAENSLDGTSSRDVVAEFAFVAAMIGIDLSRFAEDIIIWNTREFGFVTLDDGYSTGSSIMPQKKNPDIAELARGKAGRLIGNLSGLLATLKALPLAYNRDLQEDKEPVFDSAATLAVVLPAFAGMVATMRFDTARMASLAPEGFSLATDVAEWLVKKGVPFRDAHEISGSLVRACEERGIGLEDADDALLQQVSAHLVPAVREVLSIEGSVASRTGAGGTAPVRVAEQREALVARAQAAAHALGL
- a CDS encoding heparan-alpha-glucosaminide N-acetyltransferase domain-containing protein, which encodes MTGRGLRERGAARWLAGRWERLNGPARLGGVDLARGLAVIGMLAAHLLADAEASPLQLVPGESFADGRSSILFATLAGVSIGLVTGGAAPFGRDALGRARRRLSARAVLLMAIGLLLIATGVPVYVILPAYAILFLLALPFAGIGARGLFAVAAAIGLVMPFVQPLLDGLPVWDEPYGPDLALVLGWHYPFPVWLAFVLAGMGVARIDLRRASTAWRLVAVGGALALAGYGLHRLSGAGDGTDDGVVVWTARAHSSGLLEVIGSGGFALAAIGACVLACRGPVALVVLPLRAVGAMPLTAYVAQLVVWALWSQEALGTTGDLAGFRALDPFWPITLGILLGCTAWALLVGRGPLEALTASVARIAAPPHP
- the argF gene encoding ornithine carbamoyltransferase; its protein translation is MTRHLLRDDDLSPAEQAEILDLALELKADRWKEKPLAGPQTVAVIFDKSSTRTRVSFAVGIADLGGSPLIISTASSQLGGKETPSDTARVLERQVAAIVWRTYAQAGLEEMARGTTVPVVNALSDDFHPCQLLADLLTIREHKGDPKGLTLSFFGDGRSNMGHSYVLAGVTAGMHVRVASPPEYAPREDVVADAQRIAARTGGSVALVTDPAEAAAGADVVVTDTWVSMGKEEEKTLRIRDLGGYKVTRQTMSLAHPEAIFIHCLPADRGYEVDADVIDGPQSVVWDEAENRLHAQKALLVWLLRQQ